The genomic window GAGACACTGGCGGCGGAGCTGCGCTTCTGTCTCAAGCGCGGCGAGCAGGCGGTGCTCTTTCTGAACCGCCGCGGCTACAACACCTTTGTCGGCTGCCGGGCCTGCGGGGAGGTGCGCACCTGCCCGAACTGCAGCATCGCCATGACCTACCACAGCAGAAACGGGCTGCTGATGTGCCACTACTGCGGCCACAGCGAGGAGCTGTCGGACGTCTGTCCGGTCTGCGGCAGCCGCGGTATGCGCCATCTCGGCACCGGGACCCAGCGGGTGGAGGAGCAGCTCGCCGAGCTCTTTCCCACGGCGCGCGTCTGCCGGATGGATCTCGACACCACAAGCTACAAATCCTCCCACGAGAAGCTGCTCGGCGCGTTTCGCGACGGGGAGTACGATATTCTGCTCGGCACGCAGATGGTCACCAAGGGGCTCGATATGCCGAATGTGACGCTGGTCGGCGTGCTCTCGGCGGACGCCATGCTCTTCGTGGAGGACTACCGCGCCGCCGAGCGCACTTTCATGCAGCTGACGCAGGTGGTGGGCCGCGCGGGCCGCGCGGGAAAGCGCGGCTACGCCGTGATTCAGACCTACTGCCCGGACAACCGGGTGATCGAGCTCGCCCGCCGGCAGGACTATGAGGGCTTCTTTGAGGAGGAGATCCTCTTTCGCAAGAACATGATCTATCCGCCCTACTGCGACATCTGTCACATCATGTTCACCGGCGCTGACGAGGGCGGGGTGCGCGAGGCGGCAAAGCGCTTTCACACGGCTCTCGCGGATGAGTTTCGCCGGACGCAGGCCGCAAACATCATTCTCTTTGCGCCGGCCCCGCCGCCGATTGCGAAGATCAGTCAGAAGTACCGCCAGCGGATTCTTCTCAAGTGCCGCGACGACAAAAAACTACGCCAAACGCTTGATAAAATGCTTTGCAATTTTTATAATAATAGGGAAAACAGAGGTGTCTCCATCTATGTGGACATCAACCCGAATCTGTAAAGGAGAACCAAATGGCCATACGTACCATACTCAATAAAAAAGAGGACGCGCTGCGCAAGAAGTGCCGTCCCATCGATCGCATCACCCCCCATCTGCTGACGCTGCTCGACGACATGCGCGAGACGGTCGTCGACGCCAACGGCGCCGGGCTCGCGGCGCCCCAGGTCGGCGTTTTGCGCCGCATCGCGGTGGTGGTCAATGAGAACGATGAGATCTTCGAGCTGATCAACCCCGAGATCGTCGAACGCCGCGGTGAGCAGCAGGAGCTCGAGGGCTGCCTGTCCGACCCGGGTGAGTGGGGCATCACGAGCCGCCCCCAGTGGGTCAAGGCCAGGGCCATGAACCGGCAGGGCGAGTGGTATGAGCTCGAGGGCGAGGGCCTCTTCGCGCGGGCCATCTGCCACGAGATCGACCATCTCGACGGCATCCTCTTCACCGACCATGCGCTGAAGATCCTCACGGACGAACAGCTCACCGAATTTCTCGAGCAGCAGGCCGCCGCCGAGAACGAGAAAGCGTGACGGTTTGAGAATTCTGTTTTACGGCACGCCGGAGTTCGCCGCTGTGCATCTGCGCGCGCTGCTCGGCGCGGGCCATGAAATCGGGGCGGTGGTCACCCAGCCCGACAAGCCGCTCGGACGCAAGAAGATCGTCACGCCGCCGCCGGTCAAGGCGGCGGCGCTCGAGGCGGGCATCCCGGTATACCAGCCGGTGCGCCTGCGCGACGGCAGCTTTGAGAGCCTCGTGCGCGGCATCGCGCCCGAGCTTGCGGTCGTGGTGGCCTACGGCAGGCTGCTGCCAGCCGGCGTACTCGCCATTCCCCAATATGAGACCATCAACATCCACGCGTCGCTGCTGCCGAAATACCGCGGCGCGGGCCCCATCCAGTGGGCGATTTTAAACGGCGAGCGCGAGACCGGCGTCACCAGCATGATGGTGGGCGAGGAGCTCGACGCGGGGGACATTCTGCTGTCAA from Feifania hominis includes these protein-coding regions:
- the def gene encoding peptide deformylase, with protein sequence MAIRTILNKKEDALRKKCRPIDRITPHLLTLLDDMRETVVDANGAGLAAPQVGVLRRIAVVVNENDEIFELINPEIVERRGEQQELEGCLSDPGEWGITSRPQWVKARAMNRQGEWYELEGEGLFARAICHEIDHLDGILFTDHALKILTDEQLTEFLEQQAAAENEKA